ACGAAAAGGAAGCGATTTCAAGTAATGGTGAGGAAAAGCAACCAGCTGCTGATGAGAAAGCAAAAGCCGCAGCGGCAGCGAAGGCTAAGGCAGCTGCAGCCGCAAAAGCGAAAGCAGCGGCACAAGCAAAGGAATCAGGAGATTCTGAATCAAGTGGAAGCGATGAGAAAGCAAAAGCCGCAGCGGCAGCGAAGGCTAAGGCAGCTGCAGCTGCAAAAGCGAAAGCGGCGGCACAAGCAAAGGAATCAGGGGATTCTGAATCAAGTGGAAGCGACGAGAAAGCAAAAGCCGCAGCGGCAGCAAAGGCGAAGGCGGCCGCAGCCGCAAAAGCGAAAGCGGCGGCACAAGCGAAGGGATCAGGAGACTCTGAATCAAGTGGAAGTGATGAGAAAGCGAAAGCCGCAGCGGCAGCAAAGGCGAAGGCAGCCGCTGCTGCGAAAGCTAAGGCTGGTGGAGCAGCTGGAGCGAGTGATGATGAGAAGGCGAAAGCAAAAGCCGCCGCTGTAGCAAAAGCCAAAGCAGCAGCAGCCGCAAAAGCGAAAGCAGGTGGAGCTGGGGCTGGTGATGATGAGAAGGCGAAAGCAAAAGCTGCCGCTGTAGCAAAAGCCAAGGCAGCCGCAGCCGCGAAGGCGAAAGCTGGGTCTGCAGGTGAGGCTGAAGCTGAGGAAGTAGAAGAGCCGTCTGTTAATCAGCCGTTACTAGATAACTACCTAAAAGTGATTAAGAAGAACCTTGGTGACGATGTGCTAGAGGATGCTTATATTAATACATTGGCTAAAGATGTTCCGACACTGATCGTCAAACCTGAGATGTATAAAAAGCTCGCTGAGTTTTTAAAACATAATGAACAATTAGCCTTTGATTACTTATCGAACCTTCATGGTGTCGACTATGAAACACATATGGAAATCTATAATCACTTATTCTCGTTTAAGCATAAGCACCCACTTGCACTAAAAGTGAAACTAGATCGTGACGAGCCAAAAATTGATTCACTAACACCAGTTTGGGAAGGTGCGAATTGGCCAGAGCGAGAAACCTATGATCTATTAGGTATTCACTTTGAAGGTCATCCGAACTTAACGAGAATTATGATGCCAGATGATTGGGTAGGTTACCCGTTACGTAAAGACTATGAGCCCCACGATGAGGAGGTGTAAGAAATGATTCGTACTGAGGAAATGTTACTTAATGTCGGTCCACAACACCCGAGTACACATGGAGTGTTTCGGTTAGTTGTAAAAATAGACGGTGAGATCATCAAGGAAGCAACACCTGTGATCGGGTATCTCCATCGCGGTACAGAGAAGCTAGCAGAAAACTTGCAATACACGCAAATAATCCCTTACACAGACCGAATGGACTATTTATCGGCGATGACAAATAACTATGTAATCTGCCATGCAGTTGAAACGATGATGGAGCTTGAGATCCCTGAACGCGCTGAATACTTACGTGTAATCGTAATGGAGCTAGGGAGAATTGCTAGTCACCTTGTATGGTTTGGTACATATTTACTAGACATCGGTGCGATGAGTCCATTTTTATATGCCTTCCGCGAACGTGAAATGATTATTAACCTACTAAATGAAATTTCAGGTGGTCGACTAACGTTTAACTATATGCGTGTTGGTGGTGTGAAATGGGATGCACCTGATGGATGGATTGAAAAAGTACGTGATCTCCTTCCTTACTTACGAAAAGAGTTGGCAGGATATCATGATCTTGTCACTGGTAATGAAATCTTTATGCAACGAGTGAAAGGGATTGGCAAATATACGAAAGAAGATGCCCTTAATTACTCGCTGAGTGGCGCGAACTTGCGTTGTACCGGCGTTGATTGGGACTTGCGTAGAGATGAACCATATTCGATTTATGATCGCTTTGAGTTTGATGTGCCTGTTCGTGAAGATGGTGACGCATGGGCGAAGTACCACTGTCGTATGGAAGAGATTGAACAATCGATTCGTATCTTAGAACAAGCGGTTGAGCAATTCCCAAGTGAAGGAAAGATTATGGCAAAAACACCGCGAATTATTAAAGCACCAAAAGGAGAGACATTCGTTCGAATTGAATCCCCACGAGGTGAAATCGGCTGTTATATTGCAAGTGATGGGAAGAAGGAGCCATACCGTCTGAAATTTAGACGACCATCCTTTTATAACCTACAAATTTTACCGAAGCTTTTAGAAGGTGAGCCGATTGCGAACTTAATTACGATTCTCGGTGGCATTGATATTGTTCTCGGGGAGGTAGATGGCTGATGATGAACGATCTCCTAACTTCAGCACCCAGTTGGCTAAACTTTGGGATTTATTTCATGATTGCTGCAGCACTTCTCGGTGTCGTTTTAGGCTTTGTTACGTTCGGCGTCTTATCAGAGCGTAAAGTTCTCGGGTTTATGCAGCTTCGTGTCGGTCCAAACCGACTCGGTGGTCCATGGGGGCTTTTGCAGACGGTAGCCGACGTCTTGAAGCTATTGCTTAAAGAGGATGTTATCCCGAAGAAAGCAGATAAACCGTTGTTTATCTTGGCGCCAGTGATCGCCTTTGTTCCAGCCTTTGTGATTCTAGCGGTCATTCCATTTTCGGAAAATCTTTATTTTACGGATATGGGTGTAGGATTACTGTTTTACATCGCGATTTCTGGGATCACAACGATGGGCGTTGTTGCTGGGTCTTGGGCGTCCAATAACAAATATGCACTGATCGGTGGCATGCGTGCGGCAGCGCAAATGATTTCCTATGAGGTACCACTTGTGCTATCGGTTGTCGGTGTTGTCTTACTTACGGGAAGCCTGAACTTAATCACGATTGTTGAAGCGCAGACAGCTATTTGGTTTATCGTTCCGCAAATTCTCGGTTTTCTTGTGTTTTTAATTGCCTCGATTGCTGAACTGAACCGTGTACCATTTGACTTGCCAGAAGGGGAGTCTGAAATTGTTGCCGGGTATCATGTCGAATATTCTGGTTTCCGTTACGCCTTTTTCATGCTCGCTGAATATGTTTACATGTTCGCGATGGCATCATTAACGACAGTATTATTCCTCGGTGGATGGCAACCGTTATTCGGGCTAGGTTTTATCCCAGGCATTGTCTGGTTTGCATTAAAGTTCTCGGTTGTTTTTTACTTTATGGTTTGGCTTCGTGGGACGATGCCGCGTTTGCCTGCTGATAAGCTAATGGGATTTGCCTGGAAGGTGCTACTACCAATTGCAATCATCAACATTATCCTAACCGCGTTAGTGAAGGAGTTTATTTTATAAAAAGGCCATGAACTAGAAAAAGGGGTGAGAAATCATGTTTGGTAAAGGTCTAGTAAAAGGGTTAAAGTACACGTTAAGTAATTTACGGAAACAAAATGTAACGACAAGATATCCTGACGAACCGTTGGAGATGCCGGACCGTTTCCGTGGAATTCAAAAATTTTACCCCGAAAAATGTATCGTTTGTAACCAGTGTGCGATGATCTGCCCGACGGACTGCATCCAGTTGACTGGGAAAAAGCATCCAGACCCGAACAAAAAAGGGAAAATCATCGACACGTATGATATTAATTTTGAAATCTGTATCCTTTGTGACCTATGTACGGAAGTTTGTCCAACGGAAGCGATTGTCATGACGAATAACTTTGAATTAGCAGAATACAGCCGTGATGAGCTTTTTAAAAACCTAGAATGGCTTGATGAAAATGACACAAGCGTGAGGGAGGAGAATAAGGCATGAATGGAGAGTTTCTTGCATTCTTTGTATTCGCCCTCATCGCCATTAGTGGTGGCGTCTTAATGATTAACTTACGGAAGGTTGTTCACATCATTTTCGTATTGATGTTTACGTTTTTGAGTATTGCCGGCCTATACGTCTTGCTTTCAGCGGAGTTTATTGCTTTCGTGCAAGTGTTAATCTACTCGGGCGCAATTACGATCATGATGTTATTTGGAATTATGCTGACAAAGCATGATGATAAAGCGATGATGAGTGTAGGATTTTGGCGCTCACTTGCAGCTCTTGTCGGCATTGTTGCCTTCTTTGTGATTATCTTTATCGGGATTAATGACTTATCACTTGGTGAGCAAGCAACGACATTGCATGAAAATAACGTCGAGCAAATTGGGATTGCGATCTTTTCAAAATTTGTCATCCCATTTGAAACGGTTGGTGTCATCTTACTCGTCGTACTTGTTGGTGCGATTGCGTTAGCGAAGAAAGATGAGCCGGATGAGGAGGCGAGCAAATATGAGTAGTATCCCATTGTCGGTCTATCTCGTTATCGCGTTGCTACTCTTTTGTATCGGTATGTTCGGTGTCTTAACGAAACGAAATGCCGTGATTGTACTGATTTCAGTTGAATTAATGTTAAATGCAGTCAATATTAACCTCGTAGCGTTTTCATTGCACGGGGTAAATCCGGGAATTACTGGTCAAGTTTTTGCTTTATTTATCATTGCAATTGCAGCCGCTGAGGCTGCCATTGGTCTAGCCATCCTGATCGCATTGTATCGTAACCGTAAAACAGTCAACGTTGATCAGATGGACTTGATGAAGCGATAGAAAGGGGAGTGTGAAGATTATGATGGAGAATGCATGGCTCATCCCGCTTTTACCGCTCCTATCCTTTGTCATCCTCGTCCTCTTTGGTCGCAGGTTGAAGGAAAATGGCGCTTATATCGGAATGGCGTTATCGTTTGTTTCACTGTTATTAGCTATTTTCGTGTTAATGGAACGGTTGACGCAGCCAACATATTTAGTACAGTTTGACTGGTTAACGATTGGTGATCGCGTCCTGACGATGGGCTTTGAAGTTAACCAACTTAATGCGCTCATGCTCGTGATCGTGACGCTTGTTAGTTTTTTAGTACATATGTATTCAAAAGGCTATATGTCAGCAGCAGATACTGAGCGTGTACCAGTGTTTTACTCGTATTTAGGCTTATTTACTTTTTCAATGCTAGGATTAGTGCTTTCCCCGAACTTGTTACAGTTATATATCTTCTGGGAGCTCGTTGGGGTTTGTTCATTCTTACTCGTTGGTTTCTATTATTTCAAAAAAGAAGCACGAGCAGCAGCAAGAAAAGCCTTTATTGTTACACGGATCGGTGATGTCGGTCTGTTTATCGGGATGATTTTATTGTTCTGGCAAGTCGGAAGCTTTGAGTTTCAAGCGATCTTTGAAGCCGTCGAAGCAAATGCATTAACAGAAGGTATGATTACCTTAACGGCCATACTCATTTTCGTCGGGGCAATCGGGAAGTCAGGTCAGTTCCCACTACATACATGGTTACCTGACGCGATGGAAGGTCCAACACCTGTTTCAGCGTTAATTCACGCGGCGACGATGGTTGCAGCCGGTGTCTACCTCGTTGCGACGATGTTCCCGTTATTTATCGCTTCACAAGCAGCAATGACAACAGTTGCAGTTATTGGTGGGGTGACGGCGATTTTTGCGGCAACGATTGCGTTAACGCAAAATGATATTAAACGAGTGCTCGCTTATTCAACCGTCAGTCAACTCGGCTACATGATGCTTGCGCTCGGTTCAGCAGGTTATGTGGCAGCGACGTTCCACTTAATGACACATGCGTTTTTCAAGGCGTTGTTGTTCCTCGCTGCAGGTAGTGTCATCCATGCGGTTCATACGCAAAACATTAAGGAAATGGGTGGCCTTTGGAAAAAGATGAAAGTGACTGGACCTGTGTTTTTAATTGGCTGTTTAGCGATTGCAGGGTTCCCACTTTTCTCAGGGTTCTTTAGTAAGGAAGAAATTTTACTAACGGCGTTTGCTGATGGTCGTTACATCATTTTTGCATTGGCGTTAGTGACAGCACTATTAACAGCGATTTATATGTTCCGCTTATTCTTTATGGTGTTTGCTGGAAAGGCTCGTACGGAGCAAAAAGGTGTTCATGAATCACCTGGCATCATGACGATTCCAATGATCGTTCTAGCGGTGCTTGCGGTTATCTCTGGTTTCGTTCACACGCATTGGTTCGGAACGTTCTTAGGGGATTGGCTCGCGGATAGTCCGTGGAACCTTGGTCATACGTATGTCAGTGACCCAGGTTGGATTATGCCTGTGGCTGTGATCGTTTCACTCGCAGGTATCTATGTCGCATGGCTCATCTACGGAAAAGGTGGAACAGGAGAGTCAATGGCAACTTCGTTTAACGGTGTCTATACATTGCTGTTCAACAAGTATTACATCGACGAAGCGTATGATCGTACGTTTGTGCGAGGGACGTTTGTATTAAGTTACTTGTTCTATTATATTGAAAAATATTTAATTGAAGGTCTTGTTCAAGGAACGGTTAACGTCACGAATGGACTTGGTCGAATCGGTGCACGGATGCAAAATGGTCAACTACAAACGTATGCAACAGTCGCCTTCGTTGGTCTTGTTGCAATCATCGTTGTCTTGACGGTTACAGGGGGGTATTTCGGATGACAGAATCATACTTACTATCACTACTCATCTTCTCCCCGCTTCTCGGGATTTTGATTCTTTTATTCATACCGAAGAATCAAGAAAAAATGATTAAACTGATCGGCTTTTTAGCAACGGTCTTACCACTTGCGCTCGCATTCATGGCGTACAGTGCTTTTGATAAAACAGCGAGTGGCTATCAATTTGTTGAGTCAAAGGAATGGATTAATTTTAGTAATGGTACGATGCAAGCGTTTGGCATCGACATGGCGATCAACTATGAGCTTGGCCTCAATGGGCTTGGCATGGTCTTGATTTTACTAACAGCTGTTGTGGCAAGTTTAGCAGCGATTGCTTCGATCCACATTAAACGTGAGTGGAAAGGCTACTTCATGCTGTTCTTGCTGCTTGAAATTGGGATGCTCGGTGTATTCGCCGCGCAAAACTTGTTCCTATTTTTCTTATTCTTTGAGATTACATTAATTCCGATGTACTTCTTGATCGGAAAATGGGGCTATATCGATCGTGAGAAAGCAGCGAATAGCTTTTTAATCTATAACGGTCTCGGTTCAGCGGTGATGCTGATAGCGTTTGTCGCACTATTCGTTCGCACAGGGACAATGAACATTGAAGAAATAACAATGATGATGCAAGCGCTTGGACCAGAGGCGAACAACTTTAAATGGGGCGTTCTCGTTGCCTTATTAATTGCCTTTGGTGTGAAGCTGCCAATCTTCCCATTACATAGTTGGATGCTGCGCGTTCACGTTCAAGCACCACCAGCGATTGTAATGATTCACTCAGGGATTTTACTTAAAATTGGTGCTTACGGGTTAATTCGCTTCGGGCTAGGCTTTTTCCCAGAGCAAATCACACAGATTGCGATGCTCATTGCCATATTAGGGGTTATTAACCTCCTTTACGGTGCTTATCTAGCGTTGATTCAAACGGATTTAAAAATGGTTATGGCCTACTCAAGTATTTCTCATATGGGGATTGTCTTGATCGGGATTGCTGCTCTTAATGAAGCAGGGATTCAAGGGGCTGTCTTCCAAGTTGTTTCACACGGGTTGATTTCTGCGTTATTGTTCTTCTTAATTGGTGTTTATTATGAACGAACAAAAACATCAGAGATTCCGAAACTTGGCGGTCTCGCGCGCTCGATGCCAATCGCTTCTGGATTTTTACTTGTCGGTGCCCTAGCATCATTAGGGTTGCCAGGAATGAGTGGATTTATAAGTGAATTTCTAGCATTCCTTGGTTTATTTAGAGAGATGCCAATTGTTGCGGCTGTCGGGGCATTAGGGATCATTTTAACAGCGATCTATTTATTAAAAGCCGTGCTCAATGTGACGTATGGACCAACACCGGACAAATGGCATAAGTTAGAGGACATTCGACCACTTGAACTCGTTCCAGTACTCGTTCTTGTTGGGTTTATCGTTTTAATCGGGGTATATCCGAGCATTTTAGCTGAACCATTGCAAGTGACACTGCAACTGATTTTGCAAGGGATAGGGGGGTAAACACAGATGGATTTAGAAACGTTACTAAGTTACCCATGGTCGATCATGGCACCGGAATTTACGATACTGATTGTGGCCACTCTCTTATCACTGTTTGATTTATTTATGAAAGATAAAGCGGATCGAAAGTATCTTGCATGGTTTGCCATTGCTGGGGTGATCGTCGCGTTGGTGTTCACGTGGCGCCAGCTCGGCTCACCGGTGCAAATGATCTTATATGACACATACCGACTCGATTCATTTGCAATTGCCTTTAAGTTGATTTTACTCGTTGGTACGCTATTCGTATTATTGATGGCGATTGATTACGACAAAAAAGGAATCACATACCGCGGCGAGTTTTTCTACTTATTATTAACGGCATTGCTAGGTGGTATGATTATGACTTCAAGTGCTGATATGATTACATTGTTTGTCGGGCTTGAGTTATTATCACTTTCTTCTTATATTATGGCGGGGCTGCGTAAGAACAACCTGCAATCAAATGAAGCTGCCTTCAAATATGTGATCAACGGTGGAGTAGCATCAGCGATTACACTATTTGGGATGAGTTATGTGTACGGGTTAACCGGCCATACAAACTTGTTTGAAATTAGTGCAGTAATGCAAGATCCAGTGATCATGCAAAATAGCTTTTTAATTTTATTCTCGTTTTTCTTAATCTTTGTTGGGCTTGCCTTTAAAATTGCCAGTGCCCCGTTCCATATGTGGTCGCCGGACGTCTACCAAGGCTCTCCAACACCAGTAACTGCGTTTTTAAGTGTCGTTTCAAAAACAGCTGGCTTTGCGTTAATTTTACGTTTCCTATTAGTGGTGTTTATCGCCGCACCAGGGACGTCACCTGAGGAGCCACTGTTAGTAAATACACAAATTTATATTGCTGTTCTTGCTGGATTAACGATGATTATCGGTAACGTGGTGGCACTACGCCAAGACAATATTAAACGCTTGTTTGCGTATTCAAGTGTGGCACAAGCGGGTTACATTCTCGTACCATTTGTGACGTTATCAGTGATGATGTTTGAAAATACGTGGTTCTACTTGCTTGCGTATTTATTTATGAACCTCGGTGCGTTTGCTGTGATTCAATTAGTGATGACGCAAACGGGTTCTGAAAAGATCAGTGCGTTTGCGGGTCTTTACAAACGTTCACCAGGTCTTGCTGTGATCATGGCGGTCTACTTAATTTCACTTGCGGGGATTCCAATCTCTGCCGGGTTTGTCGGGAAGTTCTACATTTTCCTAGGTGCGTTAAGCACGGAGCATTATGTATTAGCTTCTGTGATGATCGCAACATCGGTGATTTCGTATTTCTACTATTTCAAAATCATGGGGCAAATGTTCTTCCGACCAGCTGAGAGTACTGAACCCATCCGCGTTCCTGTCAATATCCTAGTCGTTTTAGTGGTTGCTGCGATTGGAACGGTGGGATTAGGGCTATTCCCAAGCGTTGCGATTGATTTCTTTAACGAGTACTTTGAATTTGCACAAATCTTTCAGCGCTAATTGTTAGAAGGAAATTTCAGGAGTAAATCGTCTGAAAATAGGGAAGGGTGTTCCGTGCACCCTTCTTTTTTTGATGCTAATGTGAGGTGCCTGGCACCCATTTTTGGGTGCCAGGCACCATTGTTGAGTCGCTTGACCCTAACGTGGAAGCAATAGCTGGTGCTTGTGCAAGCCAAGACCAGGCTTACCCGCACTCATCTATTGTTCCCCTACGTCGACTACCGTCTCCGCAAACAGCTACGCGGTTTTGGGTCTCGCTATTGGAGGTTTATTCTTTCTTTTTTAGGTTGGTTATGAATATTGGTTAGCTAAATGCTTAACTTTCTTGCATAGGATAATATAAAGAGTGGGCACATGCCGAATAAGTAAATCTACCCGTCGTTCGTGGTCACTTAAAAAAGAGAGGTTAATCTTGATATAGTGAGACCCCATACGGTGATAACCGTGTGCGGCGACATAGTCGACGTAGTGGGTGCAATAGAAGTTCGTTGAAAGCTTGTTTTTTGCTTTCAAAAGAACTGATCATTGTAACCACGACAAGGGTCGAGCGGCTCAACTCACCAGGGTGCCAGGCACCTAGGTCTAGGCACCTAGGTCTTAGGTCATAGAGCGTGCGCATATAAAATAGGCTATGCACTTAAATGTTTGTGGTTTGTGAAAAGGTACACAAAACTTTGTCAGAATAAAGGATATTTCCTTGGAAATGTAGATATTTATATAAAAATAAGGTATTATTTTATTTGGATTGTTTTAAGGGAGAATGGGAAAAATGCCCCTTTTCACCCGCAAACATTTCCTTGTATAGTTAATAAGGCAAAATAAGAAAGAGTGCTTTAAAAATGAAGGAGTTTTAACATGGTCGAAAGCTTTGGACAACAGGCGCTAG
The window above is part of the Desertibacillus haloalkaliphilus genome. Proteins encoded here:
- a CDS encoding NADH-quinone oxidoreductase subunit C, whose protein sequence is MSDEKAKAAAAKAKAEALKKMKEKEASQASDEKEAISSNGEEKQPAADEKAKAAAAAKAKAAAAAKAKAAAQAKESGDSESSGSDEKAKAAAAAKAKAAAAAKAKAAAQAKESGDSESSGSDEKAKAAAAAKAKAAAAAKAKAAAQAKGSGDSESSGSDEKAKAAAAAKAKAAAAAKAKAGGAAGASDDEKAKAKAAAVAKAKAAAAAKAKAGGAGAGDDEKAKAKAAAVAKAKAAAAAKAKAGSAGEAEAEEVEEPSVNQPLLDNYLKVIKKNLGDDVLEDAYINTLAKDVPTLIVKPEMYKKLAEFLKHNEQLAFDYLSNLHGVDYETHMEIYNHLFSFKHKHPLALKVKLDRDEPKIDSLTPVWEGANWPERETYDLLGIHFEGHPNLTRIMMPDDWVGYPLRKDYEPHDEEV
- a CDS encoding NADH-quinone oxidoreductase subunit D, giving the protein MIRTEEMLLNVGPQHPSTHGVFRLVVKIDGEIIKEATPVIGYLHRGTEKLAENLQYTQIIPYTDRMDYLSAMTNNYVICHAVETMMELEIPERAEYLRVIVMELGRIASHLVWFGTYLLDIGAMSPFLYAFREREMIINLLNEISGGRLTFNYMRVGGVKWDAPDGWIEKVRDLLPYLRKELAGYHDLVTGNEIFMQRVKGIGKYTKEDALNYSLSGANLRCTGVDWDLRRDEPYSIYDRFEFDVPVREDGDAWAKYHCRMEEIEQSIRILEQAVEQFPSEGKIMAKTPRIIKAPKGETFVRIESPRGEIGCYIASDGKKEPYRLKFRRPSFYNLQILPKLLEGEPIANLITILGGIDIVLGEVDG
- the nuoH gene encoding NADH-quinone oxidoreductase subunit NuoH; protein product: MMNDLLTSAPSWLNFGIYFMIAAALLGVVLGFVTFGVLSERKVLGFMQLRVGPNRLGGPWGLLQTVADVLKLLLKEDVIPKKADKPLFILAPVIAFVPAFVILAVIPFSENLYFTDMGVGLLFYIAISGITTMGVVAGSWASNNKYALIGGMRAAAQMISYEVPLVLSVVGVVLLTGSLNLITIVEAQTAIWFIVPQILGFLVFLIASIAELNRVPFDLPEGESEIVAGYHVEYSGFRYAFFMLAEYVYMFAMASLTTVLFLGGWQPLFGLGFIPGIVWFALKFSVVFYFMVWLRGTMPRLPADKLMGFAWKVLLPIAIINIILTALVKEFIL
- the nuoI gene encoding NADH-quinone oxidoreductase subunit NuoI, translating into MFGKGLVKGLKYTLSNLRKQNVTTRYPDEPLEMPDRFRGIQKFYPEKCIVCNQCAMICPTDCIQLTGKKHPDPNKKGKIIDTYDINFEICILCDLCTEVCPTEAIVMTNNFELAEYSRDELFKNLEWLDENDTSVREENKA
- a CDS encoding NADH-quinone oxidoreductase subunit J; the encoded protein is MNGEFLAFFVFALIAISGGVLMINLRKVVHIIFVLMFTFLSIAGLYVLLSAEFIAFVQVLIYSGAITIMMLFGIMLTKHDDKAMMSVGFWRSLAALVGIVAFFVIIFIGINDLSLGEQATTLHENNVEQIGIAIFSKFVIPFETVGVILLVVLVGAIALAKKDEPDEEASKYE
- the nuoK gene encoding NADH-quinone oxidoreductase subunit NuoK, producing MSSIPLSVYLVIALLLFCIGMFGVLTKRNAVIVLISVELMLNAVNINLVAFSLHGVNPGITGQVFALFIIAIAAAEAAIGLAILIALYRNRKTVNVDQMDLMKR
- the nuoL gene encoding NADH-quinone oxidoreductase subunit L — its product is MMENAWLIPLLPLLSFVILVLFGRRLKENGAYIGMALSFVSLLLAIFVLMERLTQPTYLVQFDWLTIGDRVLTMGFEVNQLNALMLVIVTLVSFLVHMYSKGYMSAADTERVPVFYSYLGLFTFSMLGLVLSPNLLQLYIFWELVGVCSFLLVGFYYFKKEARAAARKAFIVTRIGDVGLFIGMILLFWQVGSFEFQAIFEAVEANALTEGMITLTAILIFVGAIGKSGQFPLHTWLPDAMEGPTPVSALIHAATMVAAGVYLVATMFPLFIASQAAMTTVAVIGGVTAIFAATIALTQNDIKRVLAYSTVSQLGYMMLALGSAGYVAATFHLMTHAFFKALLFLAAGSVIHAVHTQNIKEMGGLWKKMKVTGPVFLIGCLAIAGFPLFSGFFSKEEILLTAFADGRYIIFALALVTALLTAIYMFRLFFMVFAGKARTEQKGVHESPGIMTIPMIVLAVLAVISGFVHTHWFGTFLGDWLADSPWNLGHTYVSDPGWIMPVAVIVSLAGIYVAWLIYGKGGTGESMATSFNGVYTLLFNKYYIDEAYDRTFVRGTFVLSYLFYYIEKYLIEGLVQGTVNVTNGLGRIGARMQNGQLQTYATVAFVGLVAIIVVLTVTGGYFG
- a CDS encoding complex I subunit 4 family protein, which produces MTESYLLSLLIFSPLLGILILLFIPKNQEKMIKLIGFLATVLPLALAFMAYSAFDKTASGYQFVESKEWINFSNGTMQAFGIDMAINYELGLNGLGMVLILLTAVVASLAAIASIHIKREWKGYFMLFLLLEIGMLGVFAAQNLFLFFLFFEITLIPMYFLIGKWGYIDREKAANSFLIYNGLGSAVMLIAFVALFVRTGTMNIEEITMMMQALGPEANNFKWGVLVALLIAFGVKLPIFPLHSWMLRVHVQAPPAIVMIHSGILLKIGAYGLIRFGLGFFPEQITQIAMLIAILGVINLLYGAYLALIQTDLKMVMAYSSISHMGIVLIGIAALNEAGIQGAVFQVVSHGLISALLFFLIGVYYERTKTSEIPKLGGLARSMPIASGFLLVGALASLGLPGMSGFISEFLAFLGLFREMPIVAAVGALGIILTAIYLLKAVLNVTYGPTPDKWHKLEDIRPLELVPVLVLVGFIVLIGVYPSILAEPLQVTLQLILQGIGG
- the nuoN gene encoding NADH-quinone oxidoreductase subunit NuoN; translation: MDLETLLSYPWSIMAPEFTILIVATLLSLFDLFMKDKADRKYLAWFAIAGVIVALVFTWRQLGSPVQMILYDTYRLDSFAIAFKLILLVGTLFVLLMAIDYDKKGITYRGEFFYLLLTALLGGMIMTSSADMITLFVGLELLSLSSYIMAGLRKNNLQSNEAAFKYVINGGVASAITLFGMSYVYGLTGHTNLFEISAVMQDPVIMQNSFLILFSFFLIFVGLAFKIASAPFHMWSPDVYQGSPTPVTAFLSVVSKTAGFALILRFLLVVFIAAPGTSPEEPLLVNTQIYIAVLAGLTMIIGNVVALRQDNIKRLFAYSSVAQAGYILVPFVTLSVMMFENTWFYLLAYLFMNLGAFAVIQLVMTQTGSEKISAFAGLYKRSPGLAVIMAVYLISLAGIPISAGFVGKFYIFLGALSTEHYVLASVMIATSVISYFYYFKIMGQMFFRPAESTEPIRVPVNILVVLVVAAIGTVGLGLFPSVAIDFFNEYFEFAQIFQR